The proteins below come from a single Neospora caninum Liverpool complete genome, chromosome IX genomic window:
- a CDS encoding ard1-prov protein, related: MSRFRPMTAGDLFRFNAVNLDGFTETFLQSFYLRYLSNWPELCIVADGPDGTVAGYIIGKVEGKGRDWHGHVTALSVAPEFRKCGLARKLMAFLEDISEKKFKCYYVDLYVRVSNTVAVNFYRELGYRVWKTEKGYYSGQEDALDMPVAVSPLKN; the protein is encoded by the exons ATGAGCCGCTTCCGGCCCATGACTGCAGGAGATCTCTTCAGATTCAACGCCGTCAATCTTGATGGATTCACCGAGACGTTTCTCCAGAGCTTCTATCTCCGGTACCTTTCCAACTGGCCCGAGCTGTGCATCGTCGCCGACGGGCCAGATGGAACGGTTGCGGGATACATTATAG GCAAGGTCGAGGGAAAGGGTAGGGACTGGCACGGCCATGTAACTGCCCTGTCCGTTGCGCCCGAGTTCCGCAAGTGCGGCCTCGCCCGCAAGTTGATGGCTTTCTTGGAGGACATTTCGGAGAAAAAGTTCAAGTGCTATTATGTCGACCTCTATGTCCGGGTGTCGAACACGGTTGCCGTGAACTTCTACCGGGAGCTCGGCTACCGCGTgtggaaaacagagaaaggctACTACTCTGGAcaagaagacgcgctcgACATGC CGGTCGCCGTGTCGCCTCTCAAAAACTGA
- a CDS encoding putative phosphoenolpyruvate carboxykinase has translation MATPSAQDALTAEDLLAVRRKLEQHLAHHAHQVSSLTKKDVLDLGQLQHEVHVEDECRAKRLFVVDGFAGADPEYRIKVRMIATRAYHALFMQNILLTPTVSELQTFEPDFTIYNAGLFSANRFAEGVSSQTSVALHLGRGEMVILGTQYAGELHKGIFTYMNYVMPAKGVLPLHASCIVGSAKSNNDVTMLLGLTATGKTALVATTAGQLLADDEVLWTPNGVSGVLGGCYVRCKDIDTDPCQTFVEAMVYGSVMENVVLDKATRQVYFYDTTLTDNTRCTYPLAYLERGMKGLPSVCLHPKHFIMLVNDTFGVFPPVARLSLRQAIFYFLSGFTCKEATVEKGSNGTVPELQRRIVTFSACSGCPFLPLHPTVYSGILEEKIRQHATTVWLMNTGWVGGPAYGISSSTGEKVPLEISRRIVNAIHDGTMNECPFKALPVFDLEIPVAFGGVPEEMLSPLQAWTRRTGDPTKFESEARHVASLFVDNFKQFEGSVSSEVASVLTSAPHANGTPSPLS, from the exons ATGGCCACCCCTTCCGCACAGGATGCTCTGACGGCGGAGGACCTGCTCGCTGTGCGACGGAAGCTGGAGCAACATCTGGCTCATCACGCGCACCAAGTGTCTTCACTCACGAAGAAAGATGTCCTCGACTTGGGCCAACTACAGCACGAGGTTCACGTGGAGGACGAGTGCCGTGCA AAAAGGCTGTTTGTAGTCGACGGCTTTGCAGGGGCTGATCCGGAATATCGGATCAAAGTACGCATGATCGCTACTCGGGCGTATCACGCGCTATTCATGCAAAACATTCTCCTGACTCCGACAGTTTCGGAGCTCCAAACTTTCGAGCCCGATTTCACGATTTATAACGCCGGCCTGTTTTCGGCGAACCGCTTCGCAGAGG GCGTCAGCAGTCAGACATCCGTCGCACTTCATCTAGGGCGAGGGGAGATGGTCATTCTCGGGACCCAGTACGCAGGCGAGCTCCATAAAGGCATTTTTACCTATATGAATTACGTCATGCCCGCGAAGGGTGTCTTGCCCCTACATGCATCTTGTATTGTTGGGAGCGCGAAAAGCAACAATGACGTCACCATGCTCCTCGGACTGACCGCGACGGGAAAGACAGCCCTT GTAGCCACAACGGCGGGGCAGCTCCTAGCAGACGATGAAGTCCTGTGGACGCCTAACGGCGTGTCAGGCGTCCTCGGAGGCTGCTATGTTCGCTGTAAAGACATAGATACGGATCCCTGTCAGACCTTTGTGGAGGCCATGGTTTACGGGAGTGTCATGGAGAATGTTGTCTTGGACAAGGCGACACGGCAAGTGTACTTCTACGACACGACTCTCACGGATAATACACGCTGTACTTATCCATTAGCGTATTTGGAGCGCGGCATGAAAGGTCTCCCTTCCGTCTGCCTCCATCCCAAGCATTTCATCATGTTG GTAAACGACACCTTCGGTGTATTTCctcccgtcgctcgcctctctctccgccagGCTATCTTTTATTTCCTGAGTGGATTCACCTGCAAAGAAGCGACGGTCGAAAAGGGAAGTAACGGGACGGTGCCCGAGCTCCAGCGGCGCATCGTCACTTTCTCGGCCTGCTCAGGTTGCCCCTTCCTGCCGCTCCACCCCACAGTCTACAGCGGCATTCTG GAAGAAAAAATCCGACAACACGCCACTACCGTGTGGCTGATGAACACCGGCTGGGTGGGAGGTCCAGCTTACGGCATCTCAAGTTCGACTGGCGAAAAAGTGCCGCTTGAGATCTCACGGCGCATCGTCAATGCGATCCACGACGGCACAATGAACGAGTGTCCTTTTAAG GCACTGCCTGTGTTCGATCTGGAAATCCCTGTCGCTTTCGGTGGCGTCCCGGAAGAGatgctctcgcctctgcaggcGTGGACAAGGAGGACGGGAGATCCGACCAAGTTCGAGAGTGAAGCGCGGCATGTCGCCAGTTTGTTTGTTGATAATTTCAAGCAGTTTGAAGGGAGCGTTTCCTCTGAGGTCGCTTCCGTTCTCACGAGTGCCCCGCACGCCAACGGCACCCCCAGCCCGCTTTCGTAG